The Cytophagia bacterium CHB2 genomic sequence GATAATCAGGCGGGGGGCTGCATTTTTCTTGGCAACGATTTGAAGTGTACTGTTTATGAAGCGCGGCCGGATCAATGCCGCAGTTATCCCTTTTGGCCGCATATCCTCGTCAGCCAACTGGCATGGGATTGGGAAAGTTTGAAATGCCCGGGTATCGGACAAGGCAATATTATTTCCGCAAAAGACATCAAAAAACGTTCAGAACCCTCGCCTAGCTAATTTCTCTCCGCTAAAGCTCTTCCGACAGAAAATACGCC encodes the following:
- a CDS encoding YkgJ family cysteine cluster protein, which translates into the protein MADEFYKDGLRFQCQPNCGACCSQKGDVFVNGEEVHRLATFLRMPTPQFRKRYLRRVHGKYSLLDNQAGGCIFLGNDLKCTVYEARPDQCRSYPFWPHILVSQLAWDWESLKCPGIGQGNIISAKDIKKRSEPSPS